One segment of Meriones unguiculatus strain TT.TT164.6M chromosome 3, Bangor_MerUng_6.1, whole genome shotgun sequence DNA contains the following:
- the Pik3cd gene encoding phosphatidylinositol 4,5-bisphosphate 3-kinase catalytic subunit delta isoform isoform X7, whose protein sequence is MPPGVDCPMEFWTKEESQSVAVDFLLPTGVYLNFQVSRNANLSTIKQVLWHRAQYEPLFHMLSDPEAYVFTCVNQTAEQQELEDEQRRLCDIQPFLPVLRLVAREGDRVKKLVNSQISLLIGKGLHEFDSLRDPEVNDFRTKMRQFCEEAAAHRQQLGWEEWLQYSFPLQLEPSARSWRAGMLRVTNRALLVNVKFEGSEDSFTLQVSTQDMPLALMACALRKKATVFRQPLVEQPEDYALQVNGRHEYLYGSYPLCQFQSNPAPQVQKPRAKPPPIPAKKPSSVSLWSLEQPFSIELIQGSKVNADERMKLVVQAGLFHGNEMLCKTVSSSEVSVSSEPVWKQRLEFDISICDLPRMARLCFALYAVVEKAKKKSTKKKSKKADCPIAWANLMLFDYKDQLKTGERRLYMWPSVPDDKGELLNPAGTVRSNPNTESAAALVIFLPEVAAHPVYFPALEKILELGRHGERGRITEEEQLQLREILERRGSGELYEHEKDLMWKMRHEVQEHFPEALARLLLVTKWNKHEDVAQMLYLLCSWPELPVLSALELLDFSFPDSYVGSFAIKSLRKLTDGELLQYLLQLVQVLKYESYLDCELTKFLLDRALANRKIGHFLFWHLRSEMHVPSVALRFGLIMEAYCRGSTHHMKVLMKQGEALSKLKSLNDFVKVSSQKTTKPQAKELMHICMRQETYMEALSHLQSPLDPSTLLEEVCVEQCTFMDSKMKPLWIMYSSEEAGSAGSVGIIFKNGDDLRQDMLTLQMIQLMDVLWKQEGLDLRMTPYGCLPTGDRTGLIEVVLHSDTIANIQLNKSNMAATAAFNKDALLNWLKSKNPGEALDRAIEEFTLSCAGYCVATYVLGIGDRHSDNIMIRESGQLFHIDFGHFLGNFKTKFGINRERVPFILTYDFVHVIQQGKTNNSEKFERFRGYCERAYTILRRHGLLFLHLFALMRAAGLPELSCSKDIQYLKDSLALGKTEEEALKHFRVKFNEALRESWKTKVNWLAHNVSKDNRQ, encoded by the exons GTGCTGTGGCACCGTGCCCAGTACGAGCCGCTCTTCCACATGCTCAGTGACCCCGAGGCTTACGTGTTCACCTGCGTGAACCAGACAGCGGAGCAGCAGGAGTTGGAGGATGAGCAGCGGAGGCTGTGTGATATCCAGCCCTTCCTGCCCGTGCTGCGCCTGGTGGCTCGAGAGGGTGACCGCGTGAAGAAGCTGGTCAACTCTCAGATCAGCCTCCTCATCGGCAAAG GTCTCCACGAGTTTGATTCCCTGCGGGACCCGGAAGTGAATGACTTCCGCACTAAGATGCGCCAGTTCTGTGAAGAGGCCGCGGCTCACCGCCAGCAGCTGGGCTGGGAGGAATGGCTGCAGTATAGCTTCCCCCTGCAGCTGGAGCCCTCAGCGAGGAGCTGGCGGGCGGGCATGCTGCGCGTCACCAACCGAGCCCTGCTGGTTAACGTGAAATTCGAGGGTAGTGAG GACAGCTTCACCTTACAGGTATCCACCCAGGACATGCCCCTGGCGCTGATGGCCTGTGCCCTCCGGAAGAAGGCCACAGTGTTCCGGCAGCCTCTGGTGGAGCAGCCCGAGGACTATGCCCTTCAGGTGAACGGGAGGCACGAGTACCTCTATGGCAGCTACCCGCTCTGCCAGTTTCAG AGCAACCCTGCCCCCCAAGTCCAGAAGCCACGCGCCAAACCTCCCCCCATCCCTGCTAAGAAG cccTCCTCTGTGTCCCTGTGGTCCCTGGAGCAGCCGTTCTCCATTGAGCTGATCCAGGGCAGCAAAGTGAATGCAGATGAGCGGATGAAG ctggtTGTGCAGGCCGGGCTCTTCCATGGTAACGAGATGCTGTGTAAGACGGTATCCAGCTCCGAGGTGAGCGTGAGCTCAGAGCCCGTGTGGAAGCAGCGACTTGAGTTCGACATCAGTATCTGTGACCTGCCACGCATGGCCCGCCTCTGCTTTGCCCTCTATGCCGTCGTGGAGAAGGCTAAGAAGAAGTCCACCAAGAAAAAGTCCAAGAAGGCG GACTGTCCCATTGCCTGGGCCAACCTCATGCTGTTCGACTACAAAGATCAGCTCAAGACCGGGGAGCGCCGCCTCTACATGTGGCCCTCTGTCCCAG ATGACAAAGGAGAGCTGCTGAATCCTGCGGGCACCGTGCGCAGTAACCCCAACACAGAGAGCGCTGCTGCCCTGGTCATCTTCCTGCCCGAGGTGGCCGCCCATCCTGTCTACTTCCCTGCCCTGGAGAAG ATCCTGGAGCTGGGGCGTCACGGGGAGCGCGGGCGCATCACGGAGGAGGAG CAGCTGCAGCTGCGGGAGATCCTGGAGAGGCGGGGGTCTGGGGAGCTGTACGAACACGAGAAGGACCTGATGTGGAAGATGCGCCATGAGGTCCAGGAGCACTTCCCAGAGGCGCTGGCCCGCCTGCTGCTGGTCACCAAGTGGAATAAACATGAGGATGTGGCCCAG ATGCTCTATTTGCTGTGCTCCTGGCCCGAGCTGCCTGTGCTGAGTGCCCTGGAGCTGCTGGACTTCAGCTTCCCCGACTCCTACGTGGGCTCCTTCGCCATCAAGTCCCTGCGGAAGCTGAC GGATGGCGAGCTTCTCCAGTACCTCCTGCAGCTGGTGCAAGTGCTCAAATACGAGTCCTACCTGGACTGCGAGTTGACCAAATTCTTGCTGGACCGAGCCCTGGCCAACCGCAAGATCGGCCACTTTCTCTTCTGGCACCTTcg ctctgaGATGCATGTACCATCAGTGGCCCTGCGCTTTGGCCTCATCATGGAAGCCTATTGCAGAGGCAGCACTCACCACATGAAGGTGCTGATGAAGCAG GGGGAAGCACTGAGCAAGCTTAAGTCACTGAATGACTTCGTGAAGGTGAGCTCTCAGAAGACCACCAAGCCCCAGGCCAAGGAGCTGATGCACATATGCATGCGGCAGGAGACCTACATGGAGGCCCTGTCCCACCTGCAGTCCCCGCTCGACCCCAGCACCCTGCTGGAGGAAGTCTG TGTGGAGCAGTGCACCTTCATGGACTCCAAGATGAAGCCGCTGTGGATCATGTACAGCAGCGAGGAGGCAGGCAGCGCTGGCAGCGTGGGCATCATCTTTAAGAACGGGGATG ACCTCCGCCAGGATATGCTGACCCTGCAGATGATCCAGCTCATGGACgtcctgtggaagcaggagggCCTGGACCTGAG GATGACCCCCTATGGCTGCCTCCCCACCGGAGACCGCACGGGTCTCATCGAGGTGGTCCTCCACTCGGACACCATTGCCAACATCCAGCTGAACAAGAGCAACATGGCAGCCACAGCCGCCTTCAACAAGGATGCCCTGCTCAACTGGCTCAAATCTAAGAACCCTGG GGAAGCCCTAGATCGGGCCATCGAGGAATTTACCCTCTCCTGTGCTGGCTACTGTGTGGCCACGTACGTGCTGGGCATTGGTGACCGACACAGCGACAACATCATGATTCGAGAGAGTGGGCAG CTGTTCCACATCGATTTTGGCCACTTTCTGGGGAACTTCAAGACCAAGTTTGGGATCAACCGTGAGCGCGTCCCCTTCATTCTCACGTATGACTTTGTCCACGTGATCCAGCAGGGGAAGACTAACAACAGTGAGAAATTTGAAAG GTTCCGTGGCTACTGTGAACGAGCCTACACCATCCTGCGGCGCCATGGGCtgctcttcctccatctctttgcCCTGATGCGTGCGGCAGGTCTGCCTGAGCTTAGCTGCTCCAAAGATATCCAGTATCTCAAG
- the Pik3cd gene encoding phosphatidylinositol 4,5-bisphosphate 3-kinase catalytic subunit delta isoform isoform X1, translated as MPPGVDCPMEFWTKEESQSVAVDFLLPTGVYLNFQVSRNANLSTIKQVLWHRAQYEPLFHMLSDPEAYVFTCVNQTAEQQELEDEQRRLCDIQPFLPVLRLVAREGDRVKKLVNSQISLLIGKGLHEFDSLRDPEVNDFRTKMRQFCEEAAAHRQQLGWEEWLQYSFPLQLEPSARSWRAGMLRVTNRALLVNVKFEGSEDSFTLQVSTQDMPLALMACALRKKATVFRQPLVEQPEDYALQVNGRHEYLYGSYPLCQFQYICSCLHSGLTPHLTMVHSSSILAMRDEQSNPAPQVQKPRAKPPPIPAKKPSSVSLWSLEQPFSIELIQGSKVNADERMKLVVQAGLFHGNEMLCKTVSSSEVSVSSEPVWKQRLEFDISICDLPRMARLCFALYAVVEKAKKKSTKKKSKKADCPIAWANLMLFDYKDQLKTGERRLYMWPSVPDDKGELLNPAGTVRSNPNTESAAALVIFLPEVAAHPVYFPALEKILELGRHGERGRITEEEQLQLREILERRGSGELYEHEKDLMWKMRHEVQEHFPEALARLLLVTKWNKHEDVAQLSQMLYLLCSWPELPVLSALELLDFSFPDSYVGSFAIKSLRKLTDGELLQYLLQLVQVLKYESYLDCELTKFLLDRALANRKIGHFLFWHLRSEMHVPSVALRFGLIMEAYCRGSTHHMKVLMKQGEALSKLKSLNDFVKVSSQKTTKPQAKELMHICMRQETYMEALSHLQSPLDPSTLLEEVCVEQCTFMDSKMKPLWIMYSSEEAGSAGSVGIIFKNGDDLRQDMLTLQMIQLMDVLWKQEGLDLRMTPYGCLPTGDRTGLIEVVLHSDTIANIQLNKSNMAATAAFNKDALLNWLKSKNPGEALDRAIEEFTLSCAGYCVATYVLGIGDRHSDNIMIRESGQLFHIDFGHFLGNFKTKFGINRERVPFILTYDFVHVIQQGKTNNSEKFERFRGYCERAYTILRRHGLLFLHLFALMRAAGLPELSCSKDIQYLKDSLALGKTEEEALKHFRVKFNEALRESWKTKVNWLAHNVSKDNRQ; from the exons GTGCTGTGGCACCGTGCCCAGTACGAGCCGCTCTTCCACATGCTCAGTGACCCCGAGGCTTACGTGTTCACCTGCGTGAACCAGACAGCGGAGCAGCAGGAGTTGGAGGATGAGCAGCGGAGGCTGTGTGATATCCAGCCCTTCCTGCCCGTGCTGCGCCTGGTGGCTCGAGAGGGTGACCGCGTGAAGAAGCTGGTCAACTCTCAGATCAGCCTCCTCATCGGCAAAG GTCTCCACGAGTTTGATTCCCTGCGGGACCCGGAAGTGAATGACTTCCGCACTAAGATGCGCCAGTTCTGTGAAGAGGCCGCGGCTCACCGCCAGCAGCTGGGCTGGGAGGAATGGCTGCAGTATAGCTTCCCCCTGCAGCTGGAGCCCTCAGCGAGGAGCTGGCGGGCGGGCATGCTGCGCGTCACCAACCGAGCCCTGCTGGTTAACGTGAAATTCGAGGGTAGTGAG GACAGCTTCACCTTACAGGTATCCACCCAGGACATGCCCCTGGCGCTGATGGCCTGTGCCCTCCGGAAGAAGGCCACAGTGTTCCGGCAGCCTCTGGTGGAGCAGCCCGAGGACTATGCCCTTCAGGTGAACGGGAGGCACGAGTACCTCTATGGCAGCTACCCGCTCTGCCAGTTTCAG TACATCTGCAGCTGCCTGCACAGTGGACTAACCCCCCACCTGACCATGGTCCACTCCTCCTCTATCCTTGCCATGCGGGATGAGCAGAGCAACCCTGCCCCCCAAGTCCAGAAGCCACGCGCCAAACCTCCCCCCATCCCTGCTAAGAAG cccTCCTCTGTGTCCCTGTGGTCCCTGGAGCAGCCGTTCTCCATTGAGCTGATCCAGGGCAGCAAAGTGAATGCAGATGAGCGGATGAAG ctggtTGTGCAGGCCGGGCTCTTCCATGGTAACGAGATGCTGTGTAAGACGGTATCCAGCTCCGAGGTGAGCGTGAGCTCAGAGCCCGTGTGGAAGCAGCGACTTGAGTTCGACATCAGTATCTGTGACCTGCCACGCATGGCCCGCCTCTGCTTTGCCCTCTATGCCGTCGTGGAGAAGGCTAAGAAGAAGTCCACCAAGAAAAAGTCCAAGAAGGCG GACTGTCCCATTGCCTGGGCCAACCTCATGCTGTTCGACTACAAAGATCAGCTCAAGACCGGGGAGCGCCGCCTCTACATGTGGCCCTCTGTCCCAG ATGACAAAGGAGAGCTGCTGAATCCTGCGGGCACCGTGCGCAGTAACCCCAACACAGAGAGCGCTGCTGCCCTGGTCATCTTCCTGCCCGAGGTGGCCGCCCATCCTGTCTACTTCCCTGCCCTGGAGAAG ATCCTGGAGCTGGGGCGTCACGGGGAGCGCGGGCGCATCACGGAGGAGGAG CAGCTGCAGCTGCGGGAGATCCTGGAGAGGCGGGGGTCTGGGGAGCTGTACGAACACGAGAAGGACCTGATGTGGAAGATGCGCCATGAGGTCCAGGAGCACTTCCCAGAGGCGCTGGCCCGCCTGCTGCTGGTCACCAAGTGGAATAAACATGAGGATGTGGCCCAG CTGTCCCAGATGCTCTATTTGCTGTGCTCCTGGCCCGAGCTGCCTGTGCTGAGTGCCCTGGAGCTGCTGGACTTCAGCTTCCCCGACTCCTACGTGGGCTCCTTCGCCATCAAGTCCCTGCGGAAGCTGAC GGATGGCGAGCTTCTCCAGTACCTCCTGCAGCTGGTGCAAGTGCTCAAATACGAGTCCTACCTGGACTGCGAGTTGACCAAATTCTTGCTGGACCGAGCCCTGGCCAACCGCAAGATCGGCCACTTTCTCTTCTGGCACCTTcg ctctgaGATGCATGTACCATCAGTGGCCCTGCGCTTTGGCCTCATCATGGAAGCCTATTGCAGAGGCAGCACTCACCACATGAAGGTGCTGATGAAGCAG GGGGAAGCACTGAGCAAGCTTAAGTCACTGAATGACTTCGTGAAGGTGAGCTCTCAGAAGACCACCAAGCCCCAGGCCAAGGAGCTGATGCACATATGCATGCGGCAGGAGACCTACATGGAGGCCCTGTCCCACCTGCAGTCCCCGCTCGACCCCAGCACCCTGCTGGAGGAAGTCTG TGTGGAGCAGTGCACCTTCATGGACTCCAAGATGAAGCCGCTGTGGATCATGTACAGCAGCGAGGAGGCAGGCAGCGCTGGCAGCGTGGGCATCATCTTTAAGAACGGGGATG ACCTCCGCCAGGATATGCTGACCCTGCAGATGATCCAGCTCATGGACgtcctgtggaagcaggagggCCTGGACCTGAG GATGACCCCCTATGGCTGCCTCCCCACCGGAGACCGCACGGGTCTCATCGAGGTGGTCCTCCACTCGGACACCATTGCCAACATCCAGCTGAACAAGAGCAACATGGCAGCCACAGCCGCCTTCAACAAGGATGCCCTGCTCAACTGGCTCAAATCTAAGAACCCTGG GGAAGCCCTAGATCGGGCCATCGAGGAATTTACCCTCTCCTGTGCTGGCTACTGTGTGGCCACGTACGTGCTGGGCATTGGTGACCGACACAGCGACAACATCATGATTCGAGAGAGTGGGCAG CTGTTCCACATCGATTTTGGCCACTTTCTGGGGAACTTCAAGACCAAGTTTGGGATCAACCGTGAGCGCGTCCCCTTCATTCTCACGTATGACTTTGTCCACGTGATCCAGCAGGGGAAGACTAACAACAGTGAGAAATTTGAAAG GTTCCGTGGCTACTGTGAACGAGCCTACACCATCCTGCGGCGCCATGGGCtgctcttcctccatctctttgcCCTGATGCGTGCGGCAGGTCTGCCTGAGCTTAGCTGCTCCAAAGATATCCAGTATCTCAAG
- the Pik3cd gene encoding phosphatidylinositol 4,5-bisphosphate 3-kinase catalytic subunit delta isoform isoform X5: MPPGVDCPMEFWTKEESQSVAVDFLLPTGVYLNFQVSRNANLSTIKQVLWHRAQYEPLFHMLSDPEAYVFTCVNQTAEQQELEDEQRRLCDIQPFLPVLRLVAREGDRVKKLVNSQISLLIGKGLHEFDSLRDPEVNDFRTKMRQFCEEAAAHRQQLGWEEWLQYSFPLQLEPSARSWRAGMLRVTNRALLVNVKFEGSEVSTQDMPLALMACALRKKATVFRQPLVEQPEDYALQVNGRHEYLYGSYPLCQFQYICSCLHSGLTPHLTMVHSSSILAMRDEQSNPAPQVQKPRAKPPPIPAKKPSSVSLWSLEQPFSIELIQGSKVNADERMKLVVQAGLFHGNEMLCKTVSSSEVSVSSEPVWKQRLEFDISICDLPRMARLCFALYAVVEKAKKKSTKKKSKKADCPIAWANLMLFDYKDQLKTGERRLYMWPSVPDDKGELLNPAGTVRSNPNTESAAALVIFLPEVAAHPVYFPALEKILELGRHGERGRITEEEQLQLREILERRGSGELYEHEKDLMWKMRHEVQEHFPEALARLLLVTKWNKHEDVAQLSQMLYLLCSWPELPVLSALELLDFSFPDSYVGSFAIKSLRKLTDGELLQYLLQLVQVLKYESYLDCELTKFLLDRALANRKIGHFLFWHLRSEMHVPSVALRFGLIMEAYCRGSTHHMKVLMKQGEALSKLKSLNDFVKVSSQKTTKPQAKELMHICMRQETYMEALSHLQSPLDPSTLLEEVCVEQCTFMDSKMKPLWIMYSSEEAGSAGSVGIIFKNGDDLRQDMLTLQMIQLMDVLWKQEGLDLRMTPYGCLPTGDRTGLIEVVLHSDTIANIQLNKSNMAATAAFNKDALLNWLKSKNPGEALDRAIEEFTLSCAGYCVATYVLGIGDRHSDNIMIRESGQLFHIDFGHFLGNFKTKFGINRERVPFILTYDFVHVIQQGKTNNSEKFERFRGYCERAYTILRRHGLLFLHLFALMRAAGLPELSCSKDIQYLKDSLALGKTEEEALKHFRVKFNEALRESWKTKVNWLAHNVSKDNRQ; encoded by the exons GTGCTGTGGCACCGTGCCCAGTACGAGCCGCTCTTCCACATGCTCAGTGACCCCGAGGCTTACGTGTTCACCTGCGTGAACCAGACAGCGGAGCAGCAGGAGTTGGAGGATGAGCAGCGGAGGCTGTGTGATATCCAGCCCTTCCTGCCCGTGCTGCGCCTGGTGGCTCGAGAGGGTGACCGCGTGAAGAAGCTGGTCAACTCTCAGATCAGCCTCCTCATCGGCAAAG GTCTCCACGAGTTTGATTCCCTGCGGGACCCGGAAGTGAATGACTTCCGCACTAAGATGCGCCAGTTCTGTGAAGAGGCCGCGGCTCACCGCCAGCAGCTGGGCTGGGAGGAATGGCTGCAGTATAGCTTCCCCCTGCAGCTGGAGCCCTCAGCGAGGAGCTGGCGGGCGGGCATGCTGCGCGTCACCAACCGAGCCCTGCTGGTTAACGTGAAATTCGAGGGTAGTGAG GTATCCACCCAGGACATGCCCCTGGCGCTGATGGCCTGTGCCCTCCGGAAGAAGGCCACAGTGTTCCGGCAGCCTCTGGTGGAGCAGCCCGAGGACTATGCCCTTCAGGTGAACGGGAGGCACGAGTACCTCTATGGCAGCTACCCGCTCTGCCAGTTTCAG TACATCTGCAGCTGCCTGCACAGTGGACTAACCCCCCACCTGACCATGGTCCACTCCTCCTCTATCCTTGCCATGCGGGATGAGCAGAGCAACCCTGCCCCCCAAGTCCAGAAGCCACGCGCCAAACCTCCCCCCATCCCTGCTAAGAAG cccTCCTCTGTGTCCCTGTGGTCCCTGGAGCAGCCGTTCTCCATTGAGCTGATCCAGGGCAGCAAAGTGAATGCAGATGAGCGGATGAAG ctggtTGTGCAGGCCGGGCTCTTCCATGGTAACGAGATGCTGTGTAAGACGGTATCCAGCTCCGAGGTGAGCGTGAGCTCAGAGCCCGTGTGGAAGCAGCGACTTGAGTTCGACATCAGTATCTGTGACCTGCCACGCATGGCCCGCCTCTGCTTTGCCCTCTATGCCGTCGTGGAGAAGGCTAAGAAGAAGTCCACCAAGAAAAAGTCCAAGAAGGCG GACTGTCCCATTGCCTGGGCCAACCTCATGCTGTTCGACTACAAAGATCAGCTCAAGACCGGGGAGCGCCGCCTCTACATGTGGCCCTCTGTCCCAG ATGACAAAGGAGAGCTGCTGAATCCTGCGGGCACCGTGCGCAGTAACCCCAACACAGAGAGCGCTGCTGCCCTGGTCATCTTCCTGCCCGAGGTGGCCGCCCATCCTGTCTACTTCCCTGCCCTGGAGAAG ATCCTGGAGCTGGGGCGTCACGGGGAGCGCGGGCGCATCACGGAGGAGGAG CAGCTGCAGCTGCGGGAGATCCTGGAGAGGCGGGGGTCTGGGGAGCTGTACGAACACGAGAAGGACCTGATGTGGAAGATGCGCCATGAGGTCCAGGAGCACTTCCCAGAGGCGCTGGCCCGCCTGCTGCTGGTCACCAAGTGGAATAAACATGAGGATGTGGCCCAG CTGTCCCAGATGCTCTATTTGCTGTGCTCCTGGCCCGAGCTGCCTGTGCTGAGTGCCCTGGAGCTGCTGGACTTCAGCTTCCCCGACTCCTACGTGGGCTCCTTCGCCATCAAGTCCCTGCGGAAGCTGAC GGATGGCGAGCTTCTCCAGTACCTCCTGCAGCTGGTGCAAGTGCTCAAATACGAGTCCTACCTGGACTGCGAGTTGACCAAATTCTTGCTGGACCGAGCCCTGGCCAACCGCAAGATCGGCCACTTTCTCTTCTGGCACCTTcg ctctgaGATGCATGTACCATCAGTGGCCCTGCGCTTTGGCCTCATCATGGAAGCCTATTGCAGAGGCAGCACTCACCACATGAAGGTGCTGATGAAGCAG GGGGAAGCACTGAGCAAGCTTAAGTCACTGAATGACTTCGTGAAGGTGAGCTCTCAGAAGACCACCAAGCCCCAGGCCAAGGAGCTGATGCACATATGCATGCGGCAGGAGACCTACATGGAGGCCCTGTCCCACCTGCAGTCCCCGCTCGACCCCAGCACCCTGCTGGAGGAAGTCTG TGTGGAGCAGTGCACCTTCATGGACTCCAAGATGAAGCCGCTGTGGATCATGTACAGCAGCGAGGAGGCAGGCAGCGCTGGCAGCGTGGGCATCATCTTTAAGAACGGGGATG ACCTCCGCCAGGATATGCTGACCCTGCAGATGATCCAGCTCATGGACgtcctgtggaagcaggagggCCTGGACCTGAG GATGACCCCCTATGGCTGCCTCCCCACCGGAGACCGCACGGGTCTCATCGAGGTGGTCCTCCACTCGGACACCATTGCCAACATCCAGCTGAACAAGAGCAACATGGCAGCCACAGCCGCCTTCAACAAGGATGCCCTGCTCAACTGGCTCAAATCTAAGAACCCTGG GGAAGCCCTAGATCGGGCCATCGAGGAATTTACCCTCTCCTGTGCTGGCTACTGTGTGGCCACGTACGTGCTGGGCATTGGTGACCGACACAGCGACAACATCATGATTCGAGAGAGTGGGCAG CTGTTCCACATCGATTTTGGCCACTTTCTGGGGAACTTCAAGACCAAGTTTGGGATCAACCGTGAGCGCGTCCCCTTCATTCTCACGTATGACTTTGTCCACGTGATCCAGCAGGGGAAGACTAACAACAGTGAGAAATTTGAAAG GTTCCGTGGCTACTGTGAACGAGCCTACACCATCCTGCGGCGCCATGGGCtgctcttcctccatctctttgcCCTGATGCGTGCGGCAGGTCTGCCTGAGCTTAGCTGCTCCAAAGATATCCAGTATCTCAAG